The Prinia subflava isolate CZ2003 ecotype Zambia chromosome W unlocalized genomic scaffold, Cam_Psub_1.2 scaffold_2cwr_NEW, whole genome shotgun sequence sequence TTCTTATTTAATTTACGAAGACTGGACCTATTTACAAAATAAGGGCCTTCATTTCTTGTGAGATACACAAATCAACATCAGAAAATTAATATCAGAAACATTaacctttttaattttagaaattacTCCATCcgttcattttttttccacaacatCAAACACTTTTAAGATTCAACTGGACAGGGTGATAAGACATGTTGTCCACACTGTGCTTTTGCCAAGAAAGGTTGGGCTAggtgatctttgaggtcccatccaacctggtaTTCTATGAATCTATGATTTTACCATGAAAAGCTAATTTAATGTAGATAAATGTATATAAATTTACATAACATagataaaaatatatgttaCAAAGTTGTAGAAATGAATTATATTTGATCACGGGTAAGAATCTGCATTATCTTCTGTATAACTTGTCATGGTTTGTTTTTGAAGACTTAAATCGTGCGTTGGCTTTTTGCCTGCCAGTTGTCATATTTGCTCCAATAGGGCTTAGACAAACAAGtaaaaaacattcattttgtaAAAGCTATTTATGTACCTTGTTTTTGAAGTAAATAAACTTGTCTATGAGTTATGTACAACTAAACATGGTATCATGCCTGCACAGGGGAACTAGAAAGTAAATTTGACTGAGCAGGGCTGAAACAGTCCAGACCTCTTGACAGTTGAAAGTGAAATGTAAGATTTAAGTAGTCAAACtgataatgtaatttttatcttaaaataatTAGATTTCCACCAGTCTGCAGTTCTAAATCATAAGTGTAAAAGCTTTTCAAGGAGTTTGTTTAGTTTTTGGCTTTATTTCAGCTCTCTTAAGAACTGTCTAGCTGGCTTCCTGCTTTAATAGCTGCTGAAAGTTTCTTGAACTTGTGCAGACCTACTGTATGGTTGCTAGGCCAGCTTAGCCAATCTCCTTATCCCTTCAAAGGATACTGCTTGTGGCAAGGTGATGTAAAAATTCCTTTCACTGCATGGAGATGACCTGACCAGCATTTAAGACCAGGCCAAACCCTTGTAGTACAGAGATCCCAAAAGAAGCAATGGTAACAGTCCTGGAGCTGTGAGGGGAGAAATGAGCTCATCATGAGGGATGAATTCAGTATTACACACTCGACTCTGGGGCTGGATTTCTTCAGCAGTCCTTCAACTGGGGCTTAGTCTGGAGGTATGTTttttcacacagcagcagcatgtaACCCAATAACATCAGTTATTGGTGCTGATGCCTGCATCTTTCCTCATTAAGTAGCTTAAGATATACCTAATTACTTTATGCTAATCTCAGAGGCTAtgtgttgcagccatgaggcctaaCAGGCCTCTCTGGCAGTCAGTTgcctaaaggcaaagaaatgcctagtcatggtgactaggctAAATAACTTCTCTCTTGCTTTCGGActctctcttatctccctgtaagacaataggtcactttctaccccgactcatacCATTAGACTATTTCTCAAAACCTTGGTACCCTATATAAACCCCACTTTTGCTtagctcagtagaagagctgtccctgaaacctTTCACAGAGGATGCTAATAAAGAATCACCTGTAGAACTTCATACAGCGCTTCTCTTCTCTCTCCGTGTCTGCCaaggcacttagcaagcttatgagctgaatatcactagAGCTGAAAATCACTAATAGAGCTAACACTGCAAAGAGCTGGAATCACTGATAATtaagcttgctaagtattgcctgAGCCTGGGAGCTTCGCCTGAAGTACTTGGACAGGAGTTACTTAACAGTACTCCCTATCCAGGAACACCTAAGGCAGCCGAGAAGGACTGAAGCATCCGAGAAAACAAGAGATGGAAGAAGATTATATACCCAACCATGCATCTAACATATGTTTCGAATTTGTATGTAAGAAAAGCTCATACTTTGTCACAATGTGTATAATTGAAATATTGCTTTTGTAGAAAAGGAGATATGGAATACAATTTCTCTCACAGatacttttccttttcttccagcatGACACTGCATGTAGACTCACTAATGTTCTTCCTTTGAGTGGTGAATCCAGACATGGCAAAACTTAGAACACAAGGATTGTGTCGATGAATTTATCAGTTGCTTTAtcaatttaatttctcattttggcTTAGTTGTTATATCTCCTAGTTTTGCTCATGGATCTAGAAGTAAATAATTAGTAATATTGTTGGTGGGTTTGGTGTATTTTTGCCATATTAATCAACTGGTAAAAATGGTTACTTGAATTCCAGGAGCTAGAAGACTGTTTTCATGCAAAAGCACTATTCTTAACTGTCAGCTGGTATCCATATGAAAGCAAAAATCCACACAATGGTGACTGATGTTTCCGTAAGATGTATGCATTAAATAGAATGGATATTGAGAACCTTGGCTAAAAGTGAAGTGTTGGCAAGTACTTGCTGTTTGAACTCAGGGTCTCTATTacatggaagctggaacagagcaacgcatgatacaaccaatatggtcaaAACATACGTTCTTACctttattctcgaaatggctggttttatacagttttagatagtttacagttgcaggtgttttctcATTGGCATTCAtcatgagaaagaatgcaaacaatcttagcttaaggcagctaccgtgattctactctaactgtcctatctaaagcatgcacacaccttaacttaaattctaactgcgccacaggtttatctacttctacacaggcctaaatctgaggcccagtttgggatagttcaaacttcattccataacacatcatgCTCCTGCTACAGCTGTTTGTAATTGTTTTTGCTTGTACTACTAATTTTCAAACACCTTTTTAACACCATAAAAATGTCTGTGCAAGTTGAGatagaaataatttcaattatCTGACTGAATTTGATTTGCTAGTAAAAAAGGTTTGGATAACAGGCTTTACATCTTTGTATGATTTGTATTTTGTACTCTTGCTTAATAGTCATCCTCCCCTTGCATCTGATACACGATCTTGTGGAATTCTGAGGCTTGTAGtattttatgtgtattttgAAGTGGTGATCACAGTGGGATGGATGGGGTTGCATACTAAAAGCTAATACCCCTGATCAGCTACAGGAAGGTCATAGCCTTAAGAATGATTTTTACTGAACCCACTTTCCACAATACTGTGTCTTGTGAGGGATCCTGAAGAATCACAATGCCTTGGATTTACATTTGGATTCCATACAGTTCTGCTGCCAGTAGATAGCAAGGCAGATTGAAATGGTTTGCTGTTAACACcatcaaaatatgttttcagtGAAAGTATTGGGTAACTGAATCTGCAATTTGTAGCAACAACCTTATGAGCAAAATGTCACATACTAAACATGTTTTGCATCTCTTCTGCTGGTTGAGAATGTGATCAGCTCTGTAGAGATGCAGCCTGCACTTTGGAATTTTCAGGCTCATCTCAGTTTAACATTTTCAGCTCTTCTAGAAGATCTGATTGCCTTGAAAACCTTTTAAAACACACTCTAATCTTCCTGCAGTTTCATCAGTCCACTCAGCCTAAGTTACCTTTGGGTTCTTCATCACGCAGTGTATTGCAAATGCACTCCATGTGATTTGGAAAGGAATCATCAAGGTTGTTTGACTGCACGAAAGAAAAACAGTACTTTTCCCCTTCAGACATTTGCAGTAGAGCCAAATGAAAATTCAGATGCTGAGAGCTGCTTCCTCAAACAGTGACAAAAAGTAGTCATGAGCGAATGAGAGCTCAAACACTTCAGTTGTACTTAGTTCCACAAATAGGTTTCACTTTTGTTCAAGCTTCCTGTATTTTGCGAGCTTCTATGTGTTCAACAGGGCGCTATGAACAGCAGaaacagttattttaattttgtgatcatgtggcaaagcagaaaaatatctgcaatGTATTTCATGGACAAAGATTCCAAACTGTCTAACTTATTTCAACAGGCAAGCAGTCCTACAACAGGAACAGCTCCCAGAAGTCAATCTCAGTTGTCTgtctgcccctctactcaggACATTTGTAGGTAtgtgctgaaaaaaatatactCTCCTCTGGCTGATACATGTTagttgtttttattaaatattatgtaGCTCTTGCTTCTGCTTAAATTTATTCATAATTGACATAGACTTTAGTTTTCTTTTGACCTCtctttgttttgggtttgtttttgctttttagtctcatgtttttctattaaaattcaTGTTCTCATTCTCAtcccttttttttgtgtgtgtgtgatttctCTTTCCACCCACCCTTGCCATTTCCATCCCTTTCCTTTGTTTACTGCTTTGTCTAGATCTACTACCTTGCATGATTTGTCAGAAGATGAGCTTGAACATGCAACCCCTGTCATGGTGCTGGCCCCTACTAATAGGGAGCCTGGTGGTAAGAAACACATAAAACAATTTAGGCAGAAAAGAGAGACTGGAGACAATGGTGCGCacacagaaaagcaaggaaagggGAGAAACTGTAAATTGCATCCTGAGCCTCCGAGATCCAGCTGGAATGCATCCAATTCATCATCATCTTCAGATGAGAGTCAGTGGGCTCAGGCTAGGAGGAGAGCAAGAGAAAAGGCCAGGATggccaggagagggagaagaaacaaTAGATCATGCAGTAACCAGGATGGGCCCTCAAACAATAATGCTGTTGAACTTGTCACCTTGGGGACaatgggaaaagagaaacaagaggTGTCTGACCCTGAGAATCCGACTTTAAATCACCGCCAAAGGATTCCAAGGCTCAAGGAATCACAGTCTTCAGCATCATCTCAGGAAGCAAGGATTTCCTCcagaaaatgtgggaaaaacaaagggaaaagctACCACAGAGATCGGCAGCCGGCACCTTTCCTTAGACACGTGAAGGACTCCTTTGCAGAGGCAGGCTCTGGCAGTGATGCTCTGGCAGTCCCAGATCATGGAGcacctgctggggcagggcccACTGTGCCTCATGCTGTTCAGAAGCCTCCAGTGTTTTATGATGACTGGTCTGATGATTTAGAAGTATGCAGGTTAGTCCCTAATAAGAAGGATTTAGCATTCTTAAGAGGAGTTTCTCCCTGCCATGGTCTGAGTGCCTTTCCCTTGACTGCTTTCTGTCTCTATTTCTTAGTAATAAACTGCTAGGCAAGCCACAGGAAATAACACAAGAACATTTGCTACAGAGAAGTTAGCATATCTCAAACTGAAGAGatacttctctcttttttaaaaagcgTAATCCTATAAAGGAACCAAATGTTTGTCTTTGCTCCATGAAGATGGACCCACTCTGTCCTCTGACAGAgcactgtattttttaaatctccaGCCAGAGTCAGAGAATGAGGCAGAGTGCCAGATAGCTCAATAGAATGGGATATGGAGCTTTTCCTCCTTAAGTTATCAGTTCAAATGCAGCTTTGGTCCCTCTATGTAATTTTTCAATGACttacatgaaataattttaaggtCTTGATTCAGTGTCCCTTAGAGTTGCCATTATTTCAGGAATCCAGTGGATGGTGCCTGGAGAACATCGTCTCTAGTGGGGCATAATTTATCTGTGATTTTTGCACTGCTGAACACCTCCACACTGTGAATGGGTGTGGGCTGTTAGTTCAGTCACCCCCCACAAGGACTGGAATGATACAAAAGGGTGATTGAGCAGAATAAACAGTAAAATAagctttgggaaagaaaaagcaacaccACGAGTTCACTTTAGTTCAGAAGTTCAGGCCTCTGACAGTTTGATGCCCTTGGTGTGAAGCATGCAACCAGAGGGTGAGCATTTTACCCTGGAAATGAGATCAAGCTAGACGCCTCTGGGCTAACATCCAAATTTGGAGTACACAGCTGGGAAAGCTTGAGTTACTTAGTTCAGTGGTAAATGAAAATGCACCATCCAGTAAGTCTAACAGAACTGAAacaagtatttcctttttttccctcaccaAACTTGTGAGCCAACATTGGCTCTCATCTACAAAGTGTCAATCTGGCTTAGTTTCTTCATATGCTAACCCAAAACTTCTCACTTTTCTTTGCTGGGAAGAATTTGCGTGGAAACGTAAACAGAGGGATGAGGAAGTTCATGATGACACATGATGCAGTTTCACAATATGCTTTAACCTAGTGAAACACTGCAAAGATAttatttctaaaaagaaaaaaggtaatatGCATGTATTTCGTGGTTTTTTGCATCAGAAGATAAAAGCCATTTCTAACACAGCTAGGGCTATGCACTCCTTTTTATACTTAGCAAGTAAGAATGCACATTTCCACTGTCTGACCATTGTCTGTCATAATAATTTAAGGTTCTTCAAAGTCCAGCTGTGTTTGTGCATGAGCTTATATATCAGAACCAGGCTTGGGTTCTCTCTGCCTaatagaaatgcaaataaacagCAACAGTGGTAAACCATGTTATTGAAATGTATCTACAGGTCATGATGCAGAGGTGTGCACAGATCAGAGTTGTCTTATATTTCTGAACTACCCTGCCTGCATGTATTGAAGATCCAGTGTAGTACATGCAGTATGTATAGAACAGGTCATTTAGTGATTGTTAAGAATATGAGCTACCCAAAAcgtgaaaaaaaacccaaacttcgGCATAGGTCTTCATATGGGCTTAACTACACTGTAgtagaaaaaacagaaataaataaatgtgtgtatgtatttacACACataatatatagatatatacataaaataaatttctgtaaATGCCTTATGTTGATTAGTCCTAACTGTTCCCCAAGTCACCAAACTTAGAATTTGCTTTCAGATGAAAAGTGAATTCCTgtcttttatttgtcttttcaaCCCACtaaattttattataatttttcagGCACTTTTTGCAAGACTTGGAGCTTGGTTCAAGGATGGACCTTTTGGATGTGCATGCACACTTTTCAGCCAGGCTCTTATTTAGTTGAGGAAAGTTGAAATTTTTTTATAGGTTGTGCCCTTAGGCTCAGTATCAGTGGAGATGATCTTTGAACAACCAGCAAACTTAATATTGTTGATAATGAGACCTGTTTTGCAAAATTTCTCAAGCCAGTCATAAACAAATTTTTCTACATGTCAGggataatactttttttttgttgttgtcattATCAGATGTATCATAGTGACTGTAATACATCTAGGAAAAACATAGCAAAATCAAAAGCGTATTAATTTTTCATAGCTGATAAATTGTCTTAATCAGTTTGCAgacagctgaaggaaaaggtAGACATGATTTTACTACCAATTCAGAATTGACCGTAGTTTCTATTTCTCAGGACAGGTCCGTGCACTTCACTGATTCATGATCTGTggtatgttttctttttaaaattcacaacCTCcaatctgaaacaaaaatcaaataaatgatTGCAGTGTAGTTGTGCACATATACACCATTTTTCTGCATGGGAAATAGAATAAGGAGGGTGGTTTTGTCATGTTTATGCTAAGACTGGGTTAGCATAGCTGGTTGTGATGTAGATTTGTTTTCCTGGGGTGTTTCTTCAGGCTTTTCATCCTAGCTGTTCATGTCTTTTAGTTGATATGACAGCACTGGCTGAGTGGAATGGCCTTCACCTAAATGGTATTGTGTGGAAATAGCAGAGGAACAGGGGTCAAACATCTTGTGGCAACAGTTATTTTGTCTTTAAGTTTCTGGGTAGGCAACTTGTTTCCTTCATTCCTCACGGATTGCTGACAGTTTCTTCACTCTGCATTGAGCAGCATGAGCAGGAATGTGACAGGGCACATTCCAGCAAAAGCTCATTAGTCAGATGAAGTACAGTACCATTGTGCAATATGTTCTTAGGCTAGTCTGAGGGGAACCTCTTGGTCACTTCAGTGAATTATTTGTGCTTCTAGTGTCACTGAGTCTTTCCAAAATCCTGAAAAATGTCATGGCATCAATTCTGACCTTTACAGTCTCTTCCGTGAACAACTACTTTCTCCCGGATTCCATTAGGAGGCACGGTTTCTTCTTCTGAGATACAATGCAAGTTCTTCCCGTGATGAGTTGTTTTGGcacctaatttttatttttttttttgaagatcCACAGGACAGGCTTTCTAAATCATACAGATGGATCCCCCTTTTCTGAAGTTGCCCTGTGCCTGAGATTTTCTTCATATATACTTTATCTCGGAATTTGCCGTGGCTTGAGGCACAGCCTCAGAAATAGCTTTCTTTGCTCTGCATGTGGATATCCTCCCTGAAGGGAACAGCTGTGTATTGGACATGACAAAGTGCATGGATTGTGAGAAGTTAGTCCCATGGATTTTCACATGGAAAtcactaaaagaagaaaattgggTAGTTGATATTACCACTTGTGGATCATAAGTGTTTTGTGTATTGATCCTGAATATAtcttgtgatatttttattattgatgATATAGGTGAAAGATACTTTCTTTTTAACTAATTAGGCTTTTGGTGTAAAATCTTTTTGTAGTGCTGATTCAGTCATTTCAGCAAAACTACATGCACTTAAAGTGGAGTTTCTCACTTTGAAGAAAAGATGCTTATTGGAAGTcaaattttgattttgttgAACTCTGAATGACTTTCTGCAGTCAGGTAATGGCAGGCCCTCATTTGAGGAGTAGGGCATAACAATAGGGCATGTGAGAAAAcaagcagggaaagggagaagtaAAGGAGATGATGAAGTTGATTCATGAGCTCTACAGAGTATATTTCaagcataatttttaaaaacagttttcaaaatctAGTGTGTTAATTAAAAGGCCATTATAAACTTAGGAAAAGACTAATATGGGCATTTCTGTGTGTTAGCACAATTATAGATGGGAAGAAATAGTGTATATTGCACATGACTAGACGCAATGTGATTATGTAGTTTCTCTCTGTGAAATCAAGTGCTTCAGCagggtttctttttcctaatattatTTAGCAGGACCTgcaaaaatatatatctttCATGAAATTACTTACATTCTGAAATATTCAGGCAGAAGAGTGCTCATGAAATCAGCAGACAGAAAGGTGGTTGGTAGGAAACAGGTccttgaggaagaaaaaacagaaagttGAACAGAAGATAGATATATAGGTTCAAATTCTACCACTGAATTTTAACACTCATTCTAAATAGTTATGATGAAACCTTGATGTTGGACCCAGTGAAGAAACTGTAATCCAGAATATGTAGATTTTAAATACCATCCAGAGCCTTCTAAAATCAGCATAAAATGGAAGATGCTCTACTTCCAGACTGGCGTTTGGCTGGAGGATTTTTATCCTGTTTCAACCTGGGATATTAGTGTGTACCTTGTGATCTCAGGATGACATGTTAGGAACTATGTCTCTGAATCTTGTCCTGCATGTTGACTCCTCACCCCTTCCTTGAAAAGAACTGTGAGTGCTGCTTGCTTTCCTGTTCAGAGCTTTGTTTTTTTGCAAAGTGACTTTTTGATGGGAATCTCCTGCTTTTGGAGGAATTTCCTCCTCTGCTTGATGGTCTGGTGGTTCATCAGTCTTTGAAGCAGTATGAAATTCTGGTTAATTCTGTTATCTGCCTGATGGTTCAAATCCCCATCTGTCACATCTTCAGCCATCTGGTTATGCAGTCTCTTTTGGAAGCTCTCCATGATTCACAAGGCTGCAAGGAGAGCCAAAGTAAGGCATGCACATCTTTGTTGTGATTAGGCTCACTTATCTAGGTGAGAACTGAGTCCTGGTTTCTGCTTGTTTCTCTCAGaacttattattatttttaatggaaataagTGAAATGGCACAGCTTCCTGTTAGAAAGTTACCCTTGGTTTTAAGGGTCCCCTTATTGAATACTTTAGGCTTGCATGTTTTGTGTGTGGAGTTTAGTTCCTTAAAGCTTTGACTTTCACTAGGTAGGTGGGGGGAAATCTGCATCCTGTTTTGAGATGCAGTCCTTAGTTCTTTGAACTTGTTCAATGCAGTAAATCTTGTCAGACACGTATCTTGCAAACAGTGCATCTGAGGCAGCAATTACTTGTAACTCTCTAGATATCCTATTTATCACCTATAAAGGAAGATTAATAGAAAGACAAGAAAtgtcaacaaaataaaatatgtactTTCGCTAATGATGTTTGCTCTTGGGGCTCTTACGAATTCTGATCACTTTTGCAGAAATGAAGTGAAAGCTTTAAGAACTAGGCCCTTATGAAATTCCACTAGTGTGgtgcaacattttaaaaatgttttttcctctaGTCAGGTAAAGACAGCTGACTGTATAGAATAATGGAAGGGCAGGAGTGACAGGGAAGAAATATACAAATGGATTACATTTGGTGTGGAGAATTAATGTACCTTATTCACACCATGTTTAAATGGAGAGGAAGACAAATTTTTCATTTAGATTACTTTGTGATTTAAAAGTGGCAAGAATAGAAATGagattaagaaaaagaaaagcctgtaAAATGAAAGCAAGAGAAACATGGCACTCTGTAGCCTATTGCAGGGTAAACATATTCAGTgaatttaaccttttttttccaaattataaACTATGCATGAGCAGAGTTTGATATTTTTGTGGATTCTTTTTATGAATGACAATTACTTGCTGTGAGTTTTTCATAAAGTTGTTTAATTTTACATTCTAGCTATCTAAAAGTACTGTAAGCACTTTATAAATtggcaaaagagaaaatgacCTTTTTTGGACAGAGTAGTTTtcctaagaaaaaaatcaaactgtagCGACAGCAGTTTTGTGCATCCTTTTCCGATTCTGGGGAATTGGATCCTTTTGGTCCAAT is a genomic window containing:
- the MARCHF1 gene encoding E3 ubiquitin-protein ligase MARCHF1, producing MLGWCQAIARNPHRLPNSTRTPEVSGDASHNSTLNDKSPGRSTSLSSNISKASSPTTGTAPRSQSQLSVCPSTQDICRSTTLHDLSEDELEHATPVMVLAPTNREPGGKKHIKQFRQKRETGDNGAHTEKQGKGRNCKLHPEPPRSSWNASNSSSSSDESQWAQARRRAREKARMARRGRRNNRSCSNQDGPSNNNAVELVTLGTMGKEKQEVSDPENPTLNHRQRIPRLKESQSSASSQEARISSRKCGKNKGKSYHRDRQPAPFLRHVKDSFAEAGSGSDALAVPDHGAPAGAGPTVPHAVQKPPVFYDDWSDDLEVCRICHCEGDDESPLITPCHCTGTLRFVHQACLHQWIKSSDTRCCELCKYDFIMETKLKPLRKWEKLQMTTSERRKIVCSVTFHIIAVTCVVWSLYVLIDRTAEEIKQGNDNSVLEWPFWTKLIVVAIGFTGGLVFMYVQCKVYVQLWRRLKAYNRVIFVQNCPDTVKKLEEKNSLCTQRLEVKDAVVVPVAQTGTNSQPAAEEATSAVMPV